A genome region from Stenotrophomonas maltophilia includes the following:
- a CDS encoding acyl-CoA dehydrogenase family protein, with protein MSGPSFSSSAPFETHVVLNQPPPFAGRQLWTDDVALMEAVQREGAGAFAPRLAVYGALAGDELYRLGFDANRDRPRLRTHDAQGHRIDTVEFHPAYHQLMAAAKQHGVAGLSWHEPQPGAHVARAVLSYLHHQAEAGTSCPLTMTHAAVAVLQSQPHLAEWARKAATPVYDPRDVPVADKAGITLGMGMTEKQGGSDVRANSTRAEPIDGERYRLVGHKWFFSAPMCDGFLVLAQAPGGLTCLLMPRRLADGDRNAFRLMRLKDKLGDWANASSEVEFCGAQAWRVGEEGRGVTTIIGMVMMTRLDCMLGAAAEMRMALVQALHHARHRRTFGKLLVEHALMANVLADLALESEAATVLAMRIARAVDRAGEDASEAALARLGTALGKYWLCKRAPSFVNEAQECLGGAGYVEESMLPRLYRQAPLNSIWEGSGNIQCLDVLRAMSREPEAMAALRSELAAVADLDARYAAAFQRWAAAPAPEESQARLFCERTALLLQAALLLRARSPMAEAFVRSRLDGEHGLAFGTLPAGLDLSVMLARALP; from the coding sequence ATGAGTGGACCCAGCTTCAGCAGCAGCGCGCCGTTTGAAACCCACGTGGTGCTGAACCAGCCGCCACCGTTCGCGGGCCGCCAGCTGTGGACCGACGACGTGGCGTTGATGGAGGCGGTGCAGCGCGAGGGGGCCGGAGCCTTTGCGCCACGCCTGGCCGTGTACGGGGCCCTGGCCGGCGACGAGTTGTACCGGCTTGGCTTCGACGCCAACCGTGATCGCCCGCGGCTGCGCACGCACGATGCGCAGGGCCATCGCATCGACACGGTGGAGTTCCACCCTGCGTACCACCAGCTGATGGCCGCCGCGAAGCAGCATGGCGTGGCGGGATTGTCCTGGCACGAGCCGCAGCCCGGCGCGCACGTGGCGCGTGCGGTACTGAGCTATCTGCACCACCAGGCCGAAGCCGGCACCAGTTGCCCCTTGACCATGACTCATGCGGCAGTGGCGGTGCTGCAGTCGCAGCCGCACCTGGCCGAATGGGCGCGCAAGGCCGCCACGCCGGTCTACGACCCGCGTGATGTTCCCGTGGCGGACAAGGCCGGCATCACGCTGGGCATGGGCATGACCGAGAAGCAGGGCGGTTCGGATGTACGTGCGAACAGCACGCGCGCCGAGCCGATCGATGGCGAACGCTATCGCCTGGTCGGCCACAAGTGGTTCTTCTCCGCGCCGATGTGCGATGGCTTCCTGGTGCTGGCGCAGGCGCCGGGCGGGCTGACCTGCCTGTTGATGCCGCGCCGGTTGGCCGACGGCGACCGCAACGCATTCCGGCTGATGCGGCTGAAGGACAAGCTGGGCGACTGGGCCAATGCGTCCAGCGAGGTCGAGTTCTGTGGCGCGCAGGCATGGCGTGTGGGCGAAGAAGGGCGTGGCGTGACGACCATCATCGGCATGGTGATGATGACCCGCCTGGACTGCATGCTGGGTGCGGCCGCGGAAATGCGCATGGCGCTGGTGCAGGCGCTGCATCATGCACGCCATCGGCGTACCTTCGGCAAGTTGCTGGTGGAGCATGCGCTGATGGCCAACGTGCTGGCCGATCTGGCGCTGGAGTCGGAAGCGGCAACCGTGTTGGCGATGCGCATCGCGCGGGCGGTGGATCGCGCCGGCGAGGATGCCAGCGAAGCCGCGTTGGCGCGGCTGGGGACTGCACTGGGCAAGTACTGGTTGTGCAAGCGCGCGCCGTCCTTCGTCAACGAAGCGCAGGAATGCCTGGGCGGTGCGGGTTACGTTGAGGAGTCGATGCTGCCGAGGCTGTACCGCCAGGCGCCGTTGAATTCGATCTGGGAAGGCAGCGGTAACATCCAGTGCCTGGACGTCCTGCGCGCGATGTCACGCGAGCCGGAAGCAATGGCGGCATTGCGCAGCGAGCTGGCCGCGGTGGCTGATCTCGATGCGCGTTATGCAGCTGCATTTCAGCGTTGGGCAGCGGCGCCAGCGCCTGAGGAATCGCAGGCGCGGCTGTTCTGCGAGCGCACTGCGCTGCTGCTGCAGGCGGCGCTGCTGCTGCGTGCGCGCAGTCCAATGGCGGAGGCGTTCGTGCGCAGCCGGTTGGACGGGGAGCACGGGCTGGCATTCGGGACGCTGCCGGCGGGATTGGATCTGTCGGTGATGCTGGCGCGCGCGCTGCCGTAG
- a CDS encoding thiolase family protein, with the protein MSNIVIAAAKRTAIGSFLGQFNGVPTPTLGAAAIAAALEQSGVPASDVSEVLMGCVLPANLGQAPARQAAIAAGIPLSAGATTLNKVCGSGMKTIMLGHDLIKAGSASIVVAGGMESMSNAPHMLPNSRTGNRFGNFQAVDHMAHDGLVNAYDGKAMGEFAECAVDKYQFSREEQDAYAIESVKRAQDAQANGAFADEIVAVKVATRKGEVEVATDEQPGRSDIAKIPTLRPAFKKDGSVTAASSSSISDGAAAVVLLTEEDAAARGITPLARIVGHATHSQEPEWFTTAPIGALHKLLDKTGWTLDQVDLFEINEAFAVVAMAPMRELGIPHDKLNVNGGACALGHPIGASGARLVVTLVNALRTRGGKRGIATLCIGGGEATAIAIELI; encoded by the coding sequence ATGTCCAACATCGTCATCGCCGCCGCCAAGCGCACCGCCATCGGCTCCTTCCTCGGCCAGTTCAACGGCGTGCCGACCCCGACCCTCGGCGCGGCCGCCATCGCCGCCGCCCTGGAACAATCGGGTGTCCCGGCCAGCGACGTTTCTGAAGTCCTGATGGGCTGCGTGCTGCCGGCCAACCTCGGCCAGGCGCCCGCCCGCCAGGCGGCGATCGCCGCCGGCATTCCGCTGTCGGCCGGTGCCACCACGCTGAACAAGGTGTGCGGCTCGGGCATGAAGACCATCATGCTCGGCCATGATCTGATCAAGGCCGGCTCGGCCAGCATCGTGGTCGCCGGCGGCATGGAATCGATGTCCAACGCCCCGCACATGCTGCCGAACTCCCGTACCGGCAACCGTTTCGGCAACTTCCAGGCGGTCGACCACATGGCCCACGATGGCCTGGTCAACGCCTACGACGGCAAGGCAATGGGCGAATTCGCCGAGTGCGCGGTGGACAAGTACCAGTTCAGCCGCGAAGAGCAGGACGCCTATGCGATCGAGTCGGTCAAGCGTGCGCAGGATGCCCAGGCCAATGGTGCGTTTGCCGATGAAATCGTCGCGGTGAAGGTCGCCACCCGCAAGGGTGAGGTCGAGGTCGCTACCGACGAGCAGCCAGGGCGCTCCGACATCGCCAAGATCCCGACCCTGCGTCCGGCCTTCAAGAAGGATGGCAGCGTGACCGCCGCCAGTTCCTCCAGCATCTCCGACGGCGCCGCCGCGGTGGTGCTGCTGACCGAAGAGGACGCTGCCGCGCGAGGCATCACGCCGCTGGCCCGCATCGTCGGCCACGCCACTCACTCGCAGGAACCGGAGTGGTTCACCACCGCCCCGATCGGCGCGCTGCACAAGCTGCTGGACAAGACCGGCTGGACGCTGGACCAGGTCGATCTGTTCGAAATCAACGAAGCCTTCGCTGTGGTGGCGATGGCCCCGATGCGCGAACTGGGCATCCCGCACGACAAGCTCAACGTGAATGGCGGCGCCTGCGCACTGGGTCATCCCATCGGTGCCTCCGGCGCACGTCTTGTGGTGACCTTGGTCAACGCTCTGCGCACGCGTGGTGGCAAGCGCGGCATTGCCACCCTCTGCATCGGCGGCGGCGAAGCAACGGCAATCGCCATCGAATTGATTTAA
- a CDS encoding autotransporter serine protease yields MERKMMVRSVLATALAMALTACGGGGGGGSNVRVDPPPTTPTPPTTPPPTTPPPAKPQEPAFDAHLSVTNARAAQAAGLTGRGVRIGIVDSGVQRNAVALNGRVLANFNYIDPARNNLGVDDVVGHGTAVASLAAGAAVGSWPGGIAPGAQIVSARIISDKPPTDDGSGQGNAFSGPLGVAQVHQDLISYNVKVMNNSWGGLYWTDLPTTAQVAAEYRPFVINHGGLVVFAAGNDGRSEPSSLAALPSQKGVAGTLPAADLERGWLVATAVDPYTPGALASYSNACGQAARYCLAAPGSAVYPDANGGSYYWNYGTSFAAPLVSGAAALVWQRFPYFNNDLVRQTLLGTAKDIGAPGVDPVFGYGLLDIGRAINGPGRFDWGDVATSVDAGSTGSTWSNDITGSGGLVKQGDGKLVLTGNNGYTGATRVERGILTLQNGGVIRSNVTILAQPDPDSTGLQFNGGTPRVIGNVVNGGSVFLTTGNTTGTIEGNYTQQPGAQLMIALGANALQVTGNATINGGVRVHGFVSGYVPQNGTRQDLIHAAGGLNGTFNTQATSTGLQGLTLVSPTYGYDSNNAWLNVIQVSVTAAASGLSASAQGAAQRLEGAFAVLDGNTGLQGSPFGAAAGALQWAGGGQQGLADSLQSLSGQAHARAEAATFDSIDMSRRAIAERFDRVQSTPRLRGTWQSALGEAGQGSFAGNSADSRGWMAGQDLPLGGNGLMGVAFGETRSNGGSSFGGDRGRDRQAQAQLYAGWSQGRGYALAQFGSGQFTRALDRQLLLGAGVYGVSARYGGRFSSASVEGGYRLGRAGASLTPYLGASTTRVDTDAFNELGGFGFGLRGDATRVQRSQMLAGIRGERGWGRWTLRGHAEWQQRLDGGGADWQASFVGVDAWAPLAGWNAPRSSALIGLALESWWGRNGRLSLGFDQRIGGEGARQAALRYSTGF; encoded by the coding sequence ATGGAACGCAAGATGATGGTGAGGTCTGTGCTTGCAACCGCGCTGGCGATGGCGCTGACGGCCTGTGGTGGAGGCGGCGGAGGCGGCAGCAACGTGCGTGTCGACCCGCCCCCGACCACGCCGACACCTCCGACCACGCCTCCCCCGACGACACCACCGCCGGCCAAGCCGCAGGAGCCGGCCTTTGATGCGCATCTTTCAGTCACCAACGCGCGTGCCGCACAGGCCGCCGGCCTGACCGGGCGGGGCGTGCGCATCGGCATCGTCGATTCGGGCGTGCAGCGCAATGCGGTGGCCTTGAATGGTCGCGTGCTGGCCAACTTCAATTACATCGATCCGGCCAGGAACAACCTGGGGGTTGATGACGTGGTCGGGCATGGCACCGCCGTGGCCAGCCTCGCTGCTGGTGCAGCAGTGGGAAGCTGGCCGGGCGGTATCGCGCCAGGGGCTCAGATCGTCTCGGCACGGATCATTTCCGACAAGCCGCCGACCGATGACGGCAGTGGCCAGGGCAATGCCTTCAGTGGGCCGCTGGGTGTGGCCCAGGTCCACCAGGACCTGATCAGCTACAACGTGAAGGTGATGAACAACTCGTGGGGTGGCCTGTACTGGACCGACCTGCCCACCACCGCGCAGGTGGCCGCCGAGTACCGGCCGTTCGTGATCAACCACGGCGGCCTGGTGGTGTTCGCCGCCGGCAATGACGGCCGCAGCGAGCCGAGCAGCCTGGCCGCGCTGCCCAGCCAGAAGGGTGTGGCAGGCACGCTTCCGGCAGCCGACCTGGAGCGCGGCTGGCTGGTGGCCACGGCGGTGGATCCGTATACGCCGGGCGCGCTGGCCAGCTATTCGAATGCCTGCGGCCAGGCGGCCCGCTACTGCCTGGCGGCGCCGGGCAGCGCGGTCTACCCGGATGCCAACGGTGGCAGCTACTACTGGAACTACGGTACGTCGTTCGCCGCGCCGCTGGTCTCCGGTGCGGCGGCGCTGGTCTGGCAGCGCTTCCCCTACTTCAACAACGATCTGGTGCGGCAGACCCTGCTGGGTACCGCCAAGGACATCGGCGCGCCCGGTGTGGATCCGGTGTTCGGCTATGGCCTGCTCGATATCGGTCGCGCGATCAATGGTCCCGGCCGCTTCGACTGGGGTGATGTGGCCACCAGTGTGGATGCGGGTTCGACCGGTTCGACGTGGAGCAACGACATCACCGGCAGCGGTGGCCTGGTCAAGCAGGGGGACGGCAAGCTGGTGCTGACCGGCAACAACGGTTACACCGGTGCCACCCGTGTCGAGCGCGGCATCCTGACGCTGCAGAACGGTGGCGTGATCCGTTCCAACGTGACGATCCTCGCCCAGCCCGACCCGGATTCCACCGGTCTGCAGTTCAACGGTGGCACGCCGCGGGTGATTGGCAACGTGGTCAACGGCGGCAGCGTGTTCCTCACCACCGGCAACACCACCGGCACCATCGAGGGCAACTACACCCAGCAGCCCGGCGCGCAGCTGATGATCGCGCTCGGTGCCAACGCGTTGCAGGTCACCGGCAACGCCACGATCAATGGTGGTGTGCGTGTGCATGGCTTCGTCTCCGGTTATGTGCCGCAGAACGGAACGCGCCAGGATCTCATCCACGCCGCGGGGGGCCTGAACGGCACCTTCAATACCCAAGCCACTTCCACCGGCCTGCAGGGGCTGACCCTGGTGTCACCCACGTATGGCTACGACAGCAACAACGCGTGGTTGAACGTGATCCAGGTCAGCGTCACCGCCGCGGCCAGCGGCCTGAGCGCATCTGCGCAGGGGGCCGCGCAGCGCCTGGAAGGCGCATTCGCAGTGCTCGACGGCAACACCGGCCTGCAGGGATCGCCCTTCGGTGCCGCGGCCGGTGCGCTGCAATGGGCCGGAGGGGGCCAGCAGGGCCTGGCCGACAGCCTGCAGAGCCTGTCCGGCCAGGCGCATGCGCGCGCCGAGGCCGCCACCTTCGACAGCATCGACATGTCGCGGCGTGCGATTGCCGAGCGCTTCGACCGCGTACAGTCCACCCCGCGCCTGCGGGGTACCTGGCAGAGCGCGTTGGGCGAGGCCGGGCAGGGCAGCTTTGCCGGCAACAGCGCAGACAGCCGTGGCTGGATGGCCGGACAGGATCTGCCGCTGGGCGGCAACGGCCTGATGGGCGTTGCCTTCGGCGAGACCCGCAGCAATGGTGGCAGCAGTTTCGGCGGTGATCGTGGGCGTGACCGCCAGGCGCAGGCACAGTTGTACGCTGGCTGGAGCCAGGGGCGAGGCTATGCGCTGGCCCAGTTCGGCAGTGGCCAGTTCACCCGCGCGCTGGATCGCCAGCTGCTGCTGGGTGCGGGCGTCTACGGTGTCTCGGCGCGTTACGGCGGGCGTTTCAGCAGCGCCAGCGTGGAAGGCGGATATCGGCTGGGCCGCGCAGGCGCTTCGTTGACGCCCTACCTCGGTGCAAGCACCACGCGTGTCGATACCGATGCGTTCAATGAGCTGGGCGGTTTCGGCTTCGGCCTGCGTGGTGATGCCACCCGGGTGCAGCGCAGCCAGATGCTGGCCGGCATCCGCGGCGAGCGTGGATGGGGGCGGTGGACCCTGCGCGGACACGCCGAGTGGCAGCAGCGGCTGGACGGCGGTGGCGCCGATTGGCAAGCCAGTTTTGTCGGCGTGGATGCATGGGCGCCGCTGGCAGGCTGGAATGCGCCGCGTAGCAGTGCGCTGATCGGCCTGGCGCTGGAATCGTGGTGGGGCCGCAATGGCCGCTTGAGCCTGGGCTTTGACCAGCGTATCGGTGGCGAGGGCGCGCGGCAGGCTGCGTTGCGCTACAGCACCGGGTTCTGA
- a CDS encoding Glu/Leu/Phe/Val dehydrogenase dimerization domain-containing protein: MLFETLATTGHEQVVFCHNHDAGLKAIIAIHNTTLGPALGGVRMRPYASTDEALADVLRLSRTMTYKNALAGLNVGGGKAVIIGDPKTDKTEVLFRAFGRYVDSLSGRYITAEDVGTDVNDMENIYLESQFVTGVHQVHGGSGDPAPFTAYGALQALMASMRFKFGHEEVGKTSIAVQGLGHIGMELVKLLRDRGAKLYVTDLDSALVDRAVSDFGAEAVKPDEIHEVNADVFAPCALEGAINADTLPRIKAKIICGTANNQLSSLEIGDELHARGILYAPDYAVNAGGVMNVSLEIDGYNRERAMRLIRSIYHNLTRIFELSQRENIAPQRAADRIAESRILSIGKLKMPLGRSTPRLGNLRGG, encoded by the coding sequence ATGCTATTCGAAACCCTCGCCACCACCGGCCACGAACAAGTGGTGTTCTGCCACAACCACGATGCCGGCCTGAAGGCGATCATCGCCATCCACAACACCACTCTGGGCCCGGCCCTGGGCGGCGTGCGCATGCGCCCTTACGCCAGCACCGACGAGGCGCTGGCCGATGTGCTGCGGCTGAGCCGGACGATGACCTACAAGAATGCCCTGGCCGGCCTCAACGTGGGCGGCGGCAAGGCGGTGATCATCGGCGACCCGAAGACGGACAAAACCGAAGTGCTGTTCCGCGCCTTCGGCCGCTACGTCGATTCGCTGAGCGGCCGCTACATCACCGCCGAGGACGTTGGCACCGACGTCAACGACATGGAGAACATCTACCTGGAGAGCCAGTTCGTGACCGGCGTGCACCAGGTCCATGGTGGCTCCGGCGATCCGGCGCCGTTCACGGCCTACGGTGCGCTGCAGGCACTGATGGCGTCGATGCGCTTCAAGTTCGGCCATGAGGAAGTGGGCAAGACCAGCATCGCGGTGCAGGGCCTGGGCCACATCGGCATGGAACTGGTGAAACTGCTGCGTGACCGCGGCGCCAAGCTGTATGTCACCGACCTGGACAGTGCGCTGGTTGATCGTGCAGTCAGCGATTTCGGTGCCGAGGCGGTCAAGCCGGACGAGATCCACGAAGTGAACGCCGACGTGTTCGCACCGTGCGCGCTGGAAGGCGCCATCAACGCCGATACCCTGCCGCGGATCAAGGCGAAGATCATCTGCGGCACCGCCAACAACCAGCTGTCGAGCCTGGAGATCGGCGACGAACTGCATGCGCGCGGCATCCTCTACGCGCCGGACTACGCGGTCAACGCAGGCGGCGTGATGAACGTGTCGCTGGAAATCGACGGCTACAACCGCGAACGTGCGATGCGCCTGATCCGCAGCATCTACCACAACCTCACCCGCATCTTCGAACTGTCGCAGCGCGAGAACATCGCGCCGCAGCGCGCAGCCGACCGCATTGCGGAAAGCCGCATCCTGTCGATCGGCAAGCTGAAGATGCCGCTGGGCCGCAGCACCCCACGCCTGGGCAACCTGCGCGGCGGCTGA
- a CDS encoding HDOD domain-containing protein produces the protein MTPAWWRSLRAWLARSTGAAPLRLAAVSRQAVAAAAASLQGEALQAGEIAAHLQRGLHALALYPRLAGEPAPVQDPALGEAVARALQDRDWATRQLPRRPQLLPQLIQTVNDDAASARVMAAIIGQDPVLTGNLLRIANSPAYKVHERPVESLQRAVTLVGTEGVRQIISAVLVQPVMQVQCDVFPQFSTIVWEHALLASRAAADHARTVTFGDAFAAQWLGLVQGLGSALVMRQLLQEAQARGETVEPALALQLLQQWSLPLAQRVAAAWELPEPVHQALAPEADGPLADSLRLASAAAAASLLCRHGHASQSRMLALLEQLPSAPPHALRWIWRRLHGRSVETLDEAGQDQGGPAP, from the coding sequence ATGACGCCGGCCTGGTGGCGATCGCTGCGCGCCTGGCTGGCGCGGTCGACCGGGGCGGCTCCGCTGCGCCTGGCGGCCGTATCGCGACAGGCCGTCGCTGCTGCCGCAGCCAGCCTGCAGGGCGAGGCCCTGCAGGCCGGTGAGATCGCCGCGCACCTGCAGCGCGGCCTGCACGCACTGGCCCTGTACCCACGGCTGGCCGGCGAGCCTGCCCCCGTCCAGGATCCGGCACTGGGCGAAGCGGTGGCGCGCGCGCTGCAGGACCGCGACTGGGCGACCCGGCAGTTGCCCCGGCGCCCGCAGCTGCTGCCGCAGCTGATCCAGACCGTCAACGACGATGCGGCTTCGGCGCGGGTGATGGCAGCCATCATCGGCCAGGACCCGGTGCTGACCGGCAACCTGCTGCGCATCGCCAACAGCCCGGCCTACAAGGTGCATGAGCGGCCGGTGGAAAGCCTGCAGCGGGCGGTGACCCTGGTCGGTACCGAAGGCGTGCGCCAGATCATCAGCGCGGTGCTGGTGCAGCCGGTGATGCAGGTGCAGTGCGACGTGTTCCCGCAGTTCAGCACGATCGTCTGGGAACACGCATTGCTGGCGTCGCGTGCAGCGGCCGATCACGCGCGCACGGTCACTTTCGGTGACGCCTTCGCCGCGCAGTGGCTGGGGCTGGTGCAGGGGCTGGGCTCTGCGCTGGTGATGCGCCAGCTGCTGCAGGAAGCGCAGGCGCGCGGTGAAACCGTAGAGCCGGCGCTGGCCCTGCAGCTGCTGCAGCAGTGGTCGTTGCCGCTGGCACAACGCGTGGCTGCAGCCTGGGAGCTGCCCGAGCCGGTGCACCAGGCACTGGCGCCGGAGGCCGATGGCCCACTGGCCGACAGCCTGCGTCTGGCCAGCGCCGCAGCGGCGGCCAGCCTGCTGTGCCGGCATGGACATGCCAGCCAGAGCCGCATGCTGGCCCTGCTCGAACAACTGCCGTCGGCGCCGCCGCATGCGCTGCGCTGGATCTGGCGGCGCCTGCACGGTCGCAGCGTGGAAACGCTGGACGAAGCCGGACAGGATCAGGGCGGTCCGGCACCGTGA
- a CDS encoding phospholipase D family protein, with product MTWIYHRGMSLSKPFWRRLLRIAAIILAALLLLVLSGLLLADHLTPQARGTPSLVLPLQPAQTRIDQQIVPLQEAHPGQSGVAFLSDGMDAFAARAMITAQAGRSLDLQYYIWHDDLVGHLMAKALYDAAERGVRVRILLDDMNAKDKDALMMALDAHPNIELRLYNPFRNRSGIARTLELVQRAFSVNHRMHNKSWIADGRIAIVGGRNIGEEYFSARDDVNFQDLDLVVAGPAVQQANRIFDDYWNSGAAIPISALASYTDAQLRQLVRQSDLDAMHAKAQPYLQRVAESRQRQRPSPEPLHWSADVQIASDPPMKHRDDDRRGWLVSTLSEELRSTRRSALLISPYFVPGHDGVEALSTLAARGAQVGVVTNSLAANDVAAVHGGYMGYRVPLLQAGVKLYELKAHGRPDTSLFGSSGASLHTKAFVVDNRRGFVGSFNLDPRSAYLNTEMGVLFDDPVLGAQLRDEYLRLASPEYSWWLALGQNDALRWLERQPPPHWVETEPGASLGKRWTARVISWLPVESQL from the coding sequence ATGACGTGGATCTACCATCGGGGCATGAGCCTGTCCAAGCCCTTCTGGCGACGCCTGCTGCGCATCGCTGCAATCATTCTCGCCGCGCTGTTGCTGCTGGTCCTGTCCGGCCTGCTGCTGGCCGACCATCTCACCCCGCAGGCACGGGGCACACCCTCGCTGGTGCTGCCACTGCAGCCGGCGCAGACCCGCATCGACCAGCAGATCGTGCCATTGCAGGAGGCCCATCCCGGCCAGTCCGGCGTGGCTTTCCTCAGTGATGGCATGGATGCCTTCGCCGCACGCGCGATGATCACCGCACAGGCTGGCCGCAGCCTGGACCTGCAGTACTACATCTGGCACGACGACCTGGTCGGCCACCTGATGGCCAAGGCGCTGTACGACGCCGCAGAGCGCGGCGTGCGCGTGCGCATCCTGCTCGACGACATGAACGCCAAGGACAAGGACGCCTTGATGATGGCGCTCGATGCGCATCCGAACATCGAGCTGCGTCTGTACAACCCGTTCCGCAACCGCAGCGGCATCGCGCGCACCCTGGAGCTGGTGCAACGCGCCTTCAGCGTGAACCACCGCATGCACAACAAGAGCTGGATCGCCGATGGCCGCATTGCGATCGTCGGTGGCCGCAACATCGGCGAGGAGTACTTCAGCGCGCGCGACGACGTGAACTTCCAGGATCTGGACCTGGTCGTGGCCGGGCCGGCCGTGCAGCAGGCCAACCGGATCTTCGACGACTACTGGAACAGCGGCGCGGCCATCCCGATTTCCGCGCTGGCGTCCTACACCGATGCACAGCTGCGGCAGCTGGTGCGGCAGTCGGACCTGGATGCGATGCATGCCAAGGCGCAGCCGTACCTGCAGCGCGTGGCCGAATCACGCCAGCGGCAACGGCCCAGTCCGGAACCGTTGCACTGGAGCGCGGACGTGCAGATCGCATCCGATCCACCGATGAAGCACCGCGACGATGATCGCCGCGGCTGGCTGGTCAGCACGCTCAGCGAGGAACTGCGCAGCACCCGCCGCAGTGCACTGTTGATCTCACCCTATTTCGTGCCCGGCCACGATGGCGTCGAGGCGCTTTCGACGCTGGCCGCACGGGGCGCGCAGGTTGGCGTGGTCACCAATTCGCTGGCTGCCAACGACGTGGCTGCCGTGCACGGCGGCTACATGGGCTACCGCGTGCCGCTACTGCAGGCCGGCGTGAAGCTGTACGAACTGAAGGCGCATGGCCGGCCCGATACCAGCCTGTTCGGCAGCAGTGGCGCCAGCCTGCACACCAAGGCGTTCGTGGTCGACAACCGCCGTGGCTTCGTCGGCTCGTTCAATCTCGATCCGCGCTCGGCCTATCTGAACACCGAAATGGGCGTGCTGTTCGATGACCCGGTGCTGGGCGCGCAGCTGCGCGACGAGTACCTGCGCCTGGCCAGCCCCGAGTACAGCTGGTGGCTTGCCCTGGGACAGAACGACGCGCTGCGCTGGCTGGAACGGCAGCCGCCCCCGCACTGGGTGGAGACCGAGCCCGGTGCCAGCCTCGGCAAGCGCTGGACCGCACGGGTGATCAGCTGGCTGCCGGTGGAATCGCAGCTGTAA
- a CDS encoding RNA pseudouridine synthase, whose amino-acid sequence MEPIRLDKHLSALLGIPRGEARRYIEGGWVSVNGEVVEQPQRPVDDSAVIVVAEQASDEKAERVSMLLNKPAGVAAETLCTLVSSDSRSELDASDIRPLQRHFHGLQLAASLPAADSGLVVVSQDPATLAHLQRNLGRTEQEYLIEVAEGGPERGPWLMARLQQEAGGGKVSWQSEQRLRFAGKGLTAKGLRAAVTTAGLQVTGVRRLRIGRVALGPLPPGQWRYLGSDERF is encoded by the coding sequence ATGGAACCGATCCGTCTCGACAAACACCTGTCCGCCCTGCTCGGCATCCCGCGCGGCGAAGCACGGCGCTACATTGAAGGTGGCTGGGTGTCGGTCAACGGCGAGGTGGTGGAACAACCGCAGCGCCCGGTCGATGACAGCGCGGTGATCGTAGTGGCGGAGCAGGCCAGCGATGAAAAGGCCGAACGGGTAAGCATGCTGTTGAACAAGCCGGCCGGTGTCGCCGCCGAAACCCTGTGCACGCTGGTCAGCAGTGACAGCCGCAGCGAACTCGACGCCAGCGATATCCGTCCACTGCAGCGGCATTTCCACGGCCTGCAGCTGGCCGCATCACTGCCTGCGGCTGATAGCGGCCTGGTCGTGGTCAGCCAGGATCCGGCCACGCTGGCGCATCTGCAGCGCAATCTGGGCCGCACTGAGCAGGAATACCTGATCGAAGTGGCCGAGGGCGGCCCGGAGCGTGGGCCATGGCTGATGGCGCGTTTGCAGCAGGAGGCCGGCGGCGGCAAGGTCAGCTGGCAGAGCGAACAGCGGCTGCGGTTCGCCGGCAAGGGGCTCACCGCCAAGGGCCTGCGTGCGGCGGTGACAACCGCCGGGCTGCAGGTAACCGGGGTGCGTCGGCTGCGCATTGGCCGCGTGGCGCTGGGGCCGCTGCCGCCGGGCCAGTGGCGCTACCTGGGCAGCGACGAGCGCTTCTGA
- a CDS encoding M48 metallopeptidase family protein, which yields MAVLKYLTGYPEPLVAQVSDLLAQGKLGPWLQQRYPDPHEVRSDRQLYDYTQELKDRYLRKSVPLNKVCYDNTLEVIKHALGTHTAISRVHGGRLKASREIRIATVFRQAPAAFLRMIVVHELAHLKEADHNKAFYQLCQHMEPDYLQLEFDTRLYLTELANRGQR from the coding sequence ATGGCAGTCCTGAAGTACCTCACCGGCTATCCTGAACCCCTGGTCGCCCAGGTCAGCGACCTGCTGGCGCAGGGCAAGCTCGGCCCTTGGCTGCAGCAGCGCTACCCCGACCCGCACGAGGTGCGCAGCGACCGCCAGCTGTACGACTACACCCAGGAGCTGAAGGACCGCTACCTGCGCAAGTCGGTGCCGCTCAACAAGGTCTGCTACGACAACACGCTGGAAGTGATCAAGCACGCCCTGGGCACCCATACCGCCATTTCCCGCGTGCACGGTGGCCGCCTCAAGGCCAGCCGCGAGATCCGCATCGCCACCGTGTTCCGCCAGGCACCGGCGGCCTTCCTGCGCATGATCGTGGTGCACGAACTGGCCCACCTGAAGGAAGCCGACCACAACAAGGCCTTCTACCAGCTGTGCCAGCACATGGAACCGGATTACCTGCAGCTGGAATTCGATACCCGCCTGTACCTGACCGAGCTGGCCAACCGCGGCCAGCGCTGA